A region from the Panthera uncia isolate 11264 chromosome D3 unlocalized genomic scaffold, Puncia_PCG_1.0 HiC_scaffold_8, whole genome shotgun sequence genome encodes:
- the LOC125914586 gene encoding LOW QUALITY PROTEIN: U6 snRNA-associated Sm-like protein LSm3 (The sequence of the model RefSeq protein was modified relative to this genomic sequence to represent the inferred CDS: inserted 1 base in 1 codon; substituted 1 base at 1 genomic stop codon): protein MEDDVDQQQTTNTVEEPLDLIRLSLDEXIYVKMRNDXLRGRLHAYDQHLNMILGDVEETVTTIEIDEETYEEIYKSTKRNILMLFVRGDGVVLVAPPLRVG, encoded by the exons ATGGAGGACGACGTGGACCAGCAACAAACCACCAACACTGTAGAGGAGCCCCTGGATCTTATCAGGCTCAGCCTGGATGAGTGAATTTATGTGAAAATGAGGAATG AGCTTCGAGGCAGATTACATGCTTATGATCAGCATTTAAATATGATATTGGGAGATGTGGAAGAGACTGTGACTACCATAGAAATTGATGAGGAAACCTATGAGGAGATATATAAATCAACAAAACGGAATATTCTGATGCTCTTTGTCCGGGGAGATGGTGTTGTTCTAGTTGCCCCTCCATTAAGAGTTGGCTGA